The Arachis duranensis cultivar V14167 chromosome 2, aradu.V14167.gnm2.J7QH, whole genome shotgun sequence genome has a window encoding:
- the LOC107475513 gene encoding 3-phosphoshikimate 1-carboxyvinyltransferase 2, translating into MAQVTRIHNGPQNAQILLRHTHNSHIPKSANSVSLKSQLWGTSKSVSLNHKNGDFLGNFEVGRCNNNVVRVSASVAATEKPSTAPEIVLEPIKEISGTITLPGSKSLSNRILLLAALSEGTTVVDNLLNSEDVHCMLGALRTLGLRVEDDKNAKQAVVEGCGGLFPTGRESKEEVTLFLGNAGTAMRPLTAAVTAAGGNTSYVLDGVPRMRERPIGDLVAGLKQLGADVDCSLGTNCPPVRVVGKGGLPGGKVKLSGSISSQYLTALLMAAPLALGDVEIEIIDKLISVPYVDMTLKLMERFGVHVEHSGNWDRFLVHGGQKYKSPGNAFVEGDASSASYFLAGAAVTGGTITVVGCGTSSLQGDVKFAEVLEKMGAKVTWTENSVTVTGPPRDPSGRKVLQGVDVNMNKMPDVAMTLAVVALFANGPTAIRDVASWRVKETERMIAICTELRKLGATVEEGPDYCVITPPEKLNITAIDTYDDHRMAMAFSLAACGDVPVTINDPGCTRKTFPDYFEVLAKYTKQ; encoded by the exons ATGGCCCAAGTGACCAGAATCCACAATGGTCCTCAAAACGCACAGATTCTTCTTCGCCATACTCACAATTCCCACATACCCAAATCAGCAAATTCAGTTTCATTGAAGTCACAACTTTGGGGCACCTCAAAATCTGTGAGCTTGAATCACAAAAATGGCGACTTTTTGGGAAATTTTGAGGTGGGTAGGTGCAATAATAATGTGGTTAGGGTTTCTGCATCTGTCGCCGCTACAGAGAAGCCTTCGACGGCGCCGGAGATCGTTCTGGAACCTATCAAAGAAATCTCCGGAACCATCACATTGCCTGGCTCGAAGTCTCTGTCCAATCGAATTTTGCTTCTTGCTGCTCTCTCTGAG GGAACAACTGTTGTTGACAACTTGTTGAATAGCGAGGATGTTCATTGCATGCTCGGTGCATTAAGGACCCTTGGACTACGAGTGGAAGATGACAAAAATGCCAAACAAGCAGTCGTGGAAGGCTGTGGGGGATTGTTTCCCACTGGTCGAGAGTCTAAAGAGGAAGTTACTTTATTCCTTGGAAATGCTGGTACTGCAATGCGTCCTTTGACAGCAGCTGTGACTGCTGCAGGTGGAAACACAAG CTATGTACTTGATGGGGTGCCCCGAATGAGAGAGAGGCCTATTGGAGATTTGGTGGCTGGTCTCAAGCAGCTTGGTGCAGATGTTGATTGTTCCCTTGGCACAAACTGTCCACCTGTTCGTGTAGTTGGGAAGGGAGGACTTCCTGGGGGAAAA GTGAAGTTGTCTGGATCAATTAGCAGTCAATACTTGACTGCATTGCTCATGGCAGCTCCTTTGGCCCTTGgtgatgttgaaattgagatTATCGATAAACTGATTTCTGTTCCCTACGTTGATATGACTTTGAAACTGATGGAGCGCTTTGGAGTCCATGTGGAGCACAGTGGTAACTGGGATAGGTTCTTGGTCCACGGAGGTCAAAAGTACAA GTCTCCTGGGAATGCTTTTGTTGAAGGCGATGCTTCTAGTGCCAGCTACTTCCTCGCAGGTGCAGCTGTTACCGGTGGGACTATCACAGTTGTAGGCTGCGGCACAAGTAGTTTACAG GGAGATGTAAAATTTGCTGAAGTTCTCGAAAAGATGGGAGCTAAAGTTACATGGACAGAGAACAGTGTCACCGTTACTGGCCCACCACGAGATCCTTCAGGCCGAAAAGTCTTGCAAGGCGTTGATGTCAATATGAACAAGATGCCAGATGTTGCCATGACACTTGCTGTTGTTGCACTATTTGCTAATGGCCCCACTGCCATAAGAGATG tGGCTAGTTGGAGAGTTAAGGAGACAGAGAGAATGATAGCAATTTGCACAGAACTTAGGAAG CTAGGAGCAACAGTTGAAGAAGGTCCTGATTACTGTGTGATAACGCCACCCGAGAAACTGAACATCACGGCGATCGACACGTACGATGACCACAGAATGGCTATGGCATTTTCTCTTGCTGCTTGTGGCGATGTTCCGGTAACCATCAATGATCCTGGTTGCACCCGGAAAACATTCCCTGATTACTTTGAAGTTCTTGCAAAGTACACCAAGCAATAA